Proteins co-encoded in one Streptomyces sp. SLBN-31 genomic window:
- a CDS encoding 16S rRNA (uracil(1498)-N(3))-methyltransferase: MTAPVFVVDSLEGVGPGSVVEVEGPEGRHAVSVRRLQAGEDVVLTDGRGRGAAGVVLSVFGKDRLVVEPFEFPVEPEPSPRITVVQALPKGDRGELAVETMTETGVDAVVPWSAARCITQWKGERGLKALAKWRATAREAGKQSRRLRFPEVADAATSKQVAALLAKADFAAVLHEDRDYGSEPLATAELPAQGEILLVVGPEGGVSPEELALFEEAGAKAYRLGRSVLRTSTAGTAATALLLGRTGRWS, translated from the coding sequence ATGACCGCGCCGGTGTTCGTCGTCGACTCGCTGGAGGGCGTCGGCCCCGGCTCGGTCGTGGAGGTGGAGGGGCCCGAGGGGCGGCACGCGGTGTCGGTACGGCGGCTGCAGGCCGGCGAGGACGTGGTGCTGACCGACGGCAGGGGCCGCGGGGCGGCCGGAGTCGTCCTCAGCGTCTTCGGCAAGGACCGTCTCGTCGTCGAGCCCTTCGAGTTCCCGGTGGAACCCGAGCCGTCCCCGCGGATCACCGTCGTCCAGGCCCTGCCCAAGGGCGACCGCGGCGAACTGGCGGTCGAGACGATGACCGAGACCGGCGTGGACGCCGTCGTCCCCTGGTCGGCCGCCCGTTGCATCACCCAGTGGAAGGGCGAGCGGGGACTGAAGGCCCTCGCCAAGTGGCGGGCCACCGCCCGCGAGGCCGGCAAGCAGTCCCGTCGGCTGCGCTTCCCGGAGGTCGCGGACGCGGCGACGAGCAAGCAGGTTGCGGCACTTCTCGCCAAAGCCGACTTCGCCGCCGTACTGCACGAGGACCGGGACTACGGCAGCGAGCCGCTGGCGACCGCCGAACTGCCCGCCCAGGGCGAGATCCTGCTGGTCGTCGGGCCCGAAGGAGGCGTCTCCCCGGAGGAGTTGGCGCTCTTCGAGGAGGCGGGAGCGAAGGCGTACCGGCTCGGGCGCAGCGTGCTGCGCACCTCGACGGCGGGCACCGCGGCCACCGCCCTGCTCCTCGGCCGCACCGGCCGCTGGTCGTGA
- the hemW gene encoding radical SAM family heme chaperone HemW, with protein sequence MPSALPDGEPVPADGALPASALAGAATRPLGFYLHVPYCATRCGYCDFNTYTATELRGTGGVLASRDNYADTLIDEIRLARKVLGDDPRQVRTVFVGGGTPTLLAADDLVRMLGAIRDEFGLAADAEVTTEANPESVGPAYLAALREGGFNRISFGMQSARQHVLKVLDRTHTPGRPEACVAEARAAGFEHVNLDLIYGTPGESDDDWRASLQAAIGAGPDHVSAYALIVEEGTQLARRIRRGEIPMTDDDVHADRYLIAEDVLSGAGFDWYEVSNWATADGARCLHNELYWRGADWWGAGPGAHSHVGGVRWWNVKHPGAYAAALAAGRSPGAGREVLSEEDRRVERVLLELRLRDGAPLELLRPAGLAAARRALTDGLLRQGTYEEGRAALTLRGRLLADAVVRDLVD encoded by the coding sequence ATGCCTTCCGCACTCCCCGACGGCGAGCCGGTCCCCGCCGACGGCGCACTGCCCGCGTCCGCACTCGCCGGGGCCGCCACCCGCCCCCTCGGCTTCTATCTGCACGTCCCGTACTGCGCGACCCGCTGCGGCTACTGCGACTTCAACACCTACACCGCCACCGAGCTGCGCGGCACCGGCGGTGTCCTGGCCTCCCGCGACAACTACGCGGACACCCTGATCGACGAGATCCGCCTGGCCCGCAAGGTCCTGGGCGACGACCCGCGGCAGGTCCGCACGGTCTTCGTCGGCGGCGGCACCCCGACGCTGCTGGCCGCGGACGACCTCGTACGGATGCTCGGCGCGATCCGCGACGAGTTCGGACTGGCGGCGGACGCCGAGGTCACCACGGAGGCCAACCCCGAGTCGGTCGGCCCCGCCTACCTGGCCGCCCTCCGCGAGGGCGGCTTCAACCGGATCTCCTTCGGCATGCAGAGCGCGCGGCAGCACGTGCTGAAGGTCCTGGACCGCACCCACACACCCGGCCGCCCCGAGGCGTGCGTCGCGGAGGCCAGGGCCGCGGGCTTCGAGCACGTCAACCTGGACCTGATCTACGGCACCCCGGGCGAGTCGGACGACGACTGGCGGGCCTCGCTCCAGGCGGCGATCGGCGCCGGCCCGGACCACGTGTCGGCGTACGCCCTGATCGTCGAGGAGGGCACGCAGCTGGCCCGCCGGATCCGGCGGGGCGAGATCCCGATGACCGACGACGACGTCCACGCGGACCGGTACCTGATCGCCGAGGACGTCCTGTCGGGCGCGGGCTTCGACTGGTACGAGGTCTCCAACTGGGCGACCGCTGACGGCGCCCGCTGCCTGCACAACGAGCTGTACTGGCGCGGCGCCGACTGGTGGGGCGCGGGCCCCGGGGCGCACTCGCACGTCGGCGGGGTGCGCTGGTGGAACGTGAAGCACCCCGGCGCCTACGCGGCGGCCCTGGCGGCGGGCAGGTCCCCGGGGGCCGGCCGCGAGGTGCTGTCGGAGGAGGACCGGCGGGTGGAGCGCGTCCTGCTGGAGCTGCGCCTGCGCGACGGCGCGCCCCTGGAGCTGCTGAGGCCGGCAGGGCTCGCGGCGGCGCGCCGGGCCCTGACCGACGGACTGCTGCGGCAGGGCACGTACGAGGAGGGCCGGGCCGCGCTGACCCTGCGGGGGCGGCTGCTGGCGGACGCGGTGGTCAGGGACCTGGTCGACTGA
- the hrcA gene encoding heat-inducible transcriptional repressor HrcA: protein MLSERRLQVLRAIVQDYVGTEEPVGSKALTERHNLGVSPATVRNDMAALEDEGYIAQPHTSAGRIPTDKGYRLFVDKLAGVKPMTAPERRAIQNFLDGAVDLDDVVARTVRLLAQLTRQVAVVQYPSLTRSTVRHVELLSLAPARVMLVLITDTGRVEQRMVDCPAPFGEASLADLRARLNSRVAGRRFTDVPRLVEDLPEGFDVEDRGTVSTVLSTLLETLVEENEERLMIGGTANLTRFGHDFPLTIRPVLEALEEQVVLLKLLGEAGDSGMTVRIGHENAYEGLNSTSVVSVGYGSGGEAVAKLGVVGPTRMDYPGTMGAVRAVARYVGQILAES, encoded by the coding sequence ATGCTGAGTGAACGACGGCTCCAGGTACTGCGCGCCATCGTCCAGGACTATGTCGGCACGGAGGAGCCGGTCGGGTCCAAGGCCCTGACCGAGCGGCACAACCTCGGTGTTTCCCCGGCCACGGTCCGCAACGACATGGCGGCCCTGGAGGACGAGGGGTACATCGCCCAGCCGCACACCAGCGCCGGGCGCATCCCGACCGACAAGGGCTACCGCCTGTTCGTCGACAAGCTCGCCGGCGTCAAGCCGATGACCGCGCCCGAGCGGCGCGCGATTCAGAACTTCCTCGACGGCGCCGTCGACCTGGACGACGTGGTGGCCCGCACCGTGCGGCTGCTCGCGCAGCTGACGCGGCAGGTCGCCGTCGTGCAGTATCCGTCGCTGACCCGCTCGACCGTGCGGCACGTGGAGCTGCTCTCGCTCGCCCCCGCGCGCGTGATGCTCGTGCTGATCACGGACACCGGGCGGGTGGAGCAGCGGATGGTCGACTGCCCGGCGCCCTTCGGGGAGGCCTCGCTCGCGGACCTGCGGGCGCGGCTGAACAGCAGGGTCGCGGGACGCCGGTTCACGGACGTGCCGCGGCTGGTCGAGGACCTGCCCGAGGGTTTCGACGTGGAGGACCGGGGCACCGTCTCGACAGTGCTTTCCACCCTCCTCGAAACCCTCGTCGAGGAGAACGAGGAGCGGCTGATGATCGGCGGAACCGCCAATCTGACCCGCTTCGGACATGACTTCCCCCTCACCATCCGGCCCGTGCTCGAGGCGCTGGAGGAGCAGGTCGTGCTCCTCAAGTTGCTTGGCGAGGCCGGGGATTCGGGCATGACCGTACGCATCGGTCATGAGAACGCCTACGAGGGACTCAACTCCACGTCCGTGGTCTCGGTCGGCTACGGTTCGGGCGGCGAGGCAGTCGCCAAGCTCGGCGTGGTCGGACCGACCCGCATGGATTACCCGGGAACGATGGGAGCGGTACGCGCAGTGGCACGGTACGTCGGACAGATCCTGGCGGAGTCGTAA
- a CDS encoding MBL fold metallo-hydrolase, with amino-acid sequence MTVTWEELGWERLAAGVGRCRLPGWDCTAGLVVGDGAALVIDAGSSLAQGALLRSQAVELAGQRVTHLALTHPHFDHVLGAAAFAGAEVYGAVGMDALLGARHAREALREDAVRNGLDARVADEAVDSLAPPRHHVSGEWTLDLGGDRQVLLANVGPGHTARDLAVLVPGSPEVVFCGDLVEESGEPQAGPDAVPSHWPAALDRLLDLGGEDALYVPGHGAVVDAGFVRAQRDALAARFGVSR; translated from the coding sequence ATGACGGTGACTTGGGAAGAGCTCGGGTGGGAGCGGCTGGCGGCCGGGGTCGGGCGGTGCCGGCTGCCCGGCTGGGACTGCACGGCGGGGCTGGTCGTCGGGGACGGCGCGGCCCTGGTGATCGACGCGGGGTCGAGCCTCGCGCAGGGCGCGCTGCTGCGTTCGCAGGCCGTGGAACTGGCCGGTCAGCGTGTGACCCATCTCGCGCTGACCCACCCGCATTTCGACCATGTTCTCGGTGCGGCGGCGTTCGCGGGCGCGGAGGTGTACGGCGCGGTGGGCATGGACGCGCTGCTCGGCGCCCGGCACGCGCGCGAGGCGCTGCGCGAGGACGCGGTGCGCAACGGGCTGGACGCGCGCGTGGCCGACGAGGCGGTGGACTCCCTGGCCCCGCCCCGGCATCACGTCTCCGGCGAGTGGACCCTGGACCTGGGCGGCGACCGGCAGGTGCTGCTGGCGAACGTGGGGCCCGGCCACACAGCCCGCGACCTCGCCGTCCTGGTGCCCGGCTCCCCCGAGGTCGTCTTCTGCGGCGACCTGGTCGAGGAGTCCGGCGAGCCGCAGGCGGGTCCCGACGCCGTACCGTCCCACTGGCCCGCTGCCCTCGACCGCCTGCTCGACCTGGGAGGCGAGGACGCGTTGTACGTGCCCGGTCACGGAGCGGTGGTGGACGCGGGGTTCGTCCGGGCGCAGCGGGACGCGCTGGCAGCGCGTTTCGGCGTGTCGCGGTGA
- the dnaJ gene encoding molecular chaperone DnaJ has translation MATDYYAVLGVRRDASQEEIKKAFRRLARELHPDVNPDPKTQERFKEINAAYEVLSDPQKKQVYDLGGDPLSQAGGGGAGGFGAGGFGNFSDIMDAFFGTASQRGPRSRTRRGQDAMIRLEIELDEAAFGTTKDIQVDTAIVCNTCNGEGAAPGTSAQTCDMCRGRGEVSQVTRSFLGQVMTSRPCPQCQGFGTVVPTPCPECAGDGRIRSRRTLTVKIPAGVDNGTRIQLAGEGEVGPGGGPAGDLYVEIHELPHSTFQRRGDDLHCTVTIPMTAASLGTKVPLETLDGMEEVDIRPGTQSGQSIPLHGRGVTHLRGGGRGDLVVHVEVQTPNKLDPEQERLLRELAKLRGEERPQGQFQPGQQGLFSRLKDAFNGR, from the coding sequence GTGGCCACGGACTACTACGCCGTTCTCGGCGTGCGCCGCGACGCGTCGCAGGAAGAGATCAAGAAGGCCTTCCGGCGGCTCGCACGCGAGCTGCACCCGGACGTCAACCCCGATCCGAAGACCCAGGAGCGGTTCAAGGAGATCAACGCCGCCTACGAGGTGCTGTCGGACCCGCAGAAGAAGCAGGTCTACGACCTCGGCGGCGACCCGCTCTCACAGGCGGGCGGCGGTGGCGCGGGCGGCTTCGGCGCCGGCGGCTTCGGGAACTTCTCGGACATCATGGACGCCTTCTTCGGTACGGCGTCCCAGCGCGGTCCTCGCTCGCGCACCCGGCGCGGCCAGGACGCGATGATCCGGCTGGAGATCGAGCTGGACGAGGCGGCCTTCGGCACGACCAAGGACATCCAGGTCGACACGGCCATCGTCTGCAACACCTGCAACGGCGAGGGGGCGGCCCCCGGCACCTCCGCGCAGACGTGCGACATGTGCCGCGGCCGCGGTGAGGTCTCGCAGGTGACCCGGTCCTTCCTGGGCCAGGTCATGACCTCCCGGCCCTGCCCGCAGTGCCAGGGCTTCGGCACGGTCGTGCCGACGCCGTGCCCGGAGTGCGCCGGCGACGGCCGCATCCGCTCGCGTCGCACGCTGACGGTCAAGATCCCCGCCGGCGTGGACAACGGCACCCGCATCCAGCTCGCGGGCGAGGGCGAGGTCGGTCCGGGCGGTGGCCCGGCCGGTGACCTGTACGTCGAGATCCACGAGCTGCCGCACTCCACCTTCCAACGGCGCGGCGACGATCTGCACTGCACGGTGACGATCCCGATGACGGCGGCGTCCCTCGGCACCAAGGTGCCGCTGGAGACGCTGGACGGCATGGAGGAGGTCGACATCCGGCCCGGCACCCAGTCCGGCCAGTCGATCCCGCTGCACGGCCGGGGCGTCACGCATCTGCGCGGCGGCGGCCGGGGCGACCTCGTCGTCCACGTCGAGGTCCAGACCCCGAACAAGCTCGACCCCGAGCAGGAGCGGCTGCTGCGCGAGCTGGCCAAGCTGCGCGGCGAGGAGCGCCCGCAGGGGCAGTTCCAACCGGGGCAGCAGGGGCTGTTCTCGCGGCTGAAGGACGCGTTCAACGGTCGCTGA
- a CDS encoding DUF3097 domain-containing protein, which produces MRQYSPDLTPPWKKPKPVAEVPAEPGLVVEEAGTGFCGAVIRCEAGTVTLEDRFGKHRVFPMEPRGFLLEGRVVTLVRPAGGAPVRPTRTASGSVAVPGARARVARAGRIYVEGRHDAELVEKVWGDDLRIEGVVVEYLEGVDDLPSIVAEFAPGPDARLGVLVDHLVPGTKEWRIAQQVSSEHALVVGHPYIDIWEAVKPSSLGIEAWPRVPHGQDWKTGVCRALGWPSENTGAVWQAILKRVGSYKDLEPELLGRVEELIDFVTAPQ; this is translated from the coding sequence ATGCGCCAGTACTCTCCGGACCTGACCCCGCCGTGGAAGAAGCCCAAGCCCGTCGCCGAGGTCCCGGCGGAGCCCGGTCTGGTGGTCGAGGAGGCGGGGACCGGTTTCTGCGGCGCGGTGATCCGCTGCGAGGCGGGCACGGTGACCCTGGAGGACCGCTTCGGCAAGCACCGGGTGTTCCCGATGGAGCCGCGCGGGTTCCTGCTGGAGGGCCGCGTGGTGACGCTCGTCCGTCCGGCGGGCGGCGCTCCGGTACGGCCCACGCGGACGGCGTCCGGCTCGGTCGCCGTCCCCGGCGCACGCGCGCGCGTGGCCCGCGCCGGGCGGATCTACGTCGAGGGCCGGCACGACGCCGAGCTGGTGGAGAAGGTCTGGGGCGACGACCTGCGGATCGAGGGCGTCGTCGTGGAGTACCTGGAGGGCGTGGACGACCTGCCGTCGATCGTGGCCGAGTTCGCGCCGGGACCGGACGCCCGGCTGGGCGTCCTGGTGGACCACCTGGTGCCGGGCACGAAGGAGTGGCGGATCGCCCAGCAGGTGAGCAGCGAGCACGCGCTGGTCGTCGGGCACCCCTACATCGACATCTGGGAGGCGGTGAAGCCGTCGTCCCTGGGCATCGAGGCGTGGCCGCGCGTCCCGCACGGCCAGGACTGGAAGACGGGGGTGTGCCGGGCGCTGGGCTGGCCGTCGGAGAACACGGGTGCCGTGTGGCAGGCGATCCTGAAGCGGGTGGGCTCCTACAAGGACCTGGAGCCGGAGCTGCTGGGCCGCGTGGAGGAACTGATCGACTTCGTCACCGCTCCGCAGTGA
- a CDS encoding SpoIIE family protein phosphatase: MGAVPIQRKTAARALDVPAHEEAREHAGARAHATLPGSSVAPASARALLRAAFAQWTEAELPGADRLAGRLAEDALLVVSELVTNAVVHAGTDVHVICRLEETAGTLLVEVRDQHPSRPPRGTDTEPSLGSHEYGRGLRLVAELAESWGVTYSRGAKTVWARLPAEEGASADEGAGGAVEYGLDVTEFLAPEPQQADRDSDWLNRGALSFLAEASDLLAGQLDENLVAALTGQLIVPRLADWCAVWLEDEVMGRWETLDPGPPPHGGAGTGPRLARVWHGSENRIEELRRVLEKDPPLPPGALQSGPVAHPWPAGALDPRDAHGAALAYRLIAGGRPLGTLVIGRAGLLRFPDEVTGLVEDLSRRVALAIGAARQYARQATISKVLQRGLLPAAVAEIPGVRSALVYEPCDKGGPSGDFYDLFPAGDGRWAFAVGDVQGKGPEAAVVIGLARPWLRLLAREGYGVAGVLDRLNRLLLDDATEAADAAARALVQPVGPADGPQTRFLSLLYGELTPFDGGVRCTLASAGHPLPLLLGADGDVRTAARPQTLLGVVEDETYSSESFALRPGDSLLCVTDGVTERRSGSAQFDDADGLASALAGCAGLSAQLIAERIRRLVHEFGGRPPEDDLALLVLQAE, translated from the coding sequence ATGGGGGCCGTTCCGATCCAACGGAAGACCGCTGCCCGTGCCCTCGACGTGCCCGCGCACGAGGAGGCGCGCGAACACGCGGGCGCGCGGGCGCACGCCACCCTGCCCGGGAGCTCGGTCGCGCCCGCATCCGCCCGCGCGCTCCTGCGCGCCGCCTTCGCCCAGTGGACGGAGGCCGAACTGCCCGGCGCCGACCGCCTCGCCGGCCGGCTCGCCGAGGACGCGCTGCTCGTCGTCAGCGAGCTCGTCACCAACGCCGTCGTGCACGCCGGCACCGACGTCCACGTGATCTGCCGGCTGGAGGAGACGGCCGGCACCCTCCTCGTCGAGGTCCGCGACCAGCACCCCTCCCGGCCGCCCCGCGGCACGGACACCGAACCCTCGCTCGGGTCGCACGAGTACGGCCGCGGACTGCGCCTGGTCGCCGAGCTCGCCGAGTCCTGGGGCGTCACCTACAGCAGGGGCGCCAAGACCGTGTGGGCGCGGCTGCCGGCCGAGGAGGGCGCGAGCGCCGACGAGGGCGCGGGCGGCGCGGTGGAGTACGGCCTCGACGTCACAGAATTCCTCGCCCCCGAGCCGCAGCAGGCCGACCGCGACTCGGACTGGCTCAACCGGGGCGCCCTGTCCTTCCTCGCCGAGGCCTCCGACCTGCTCGCCGGGCAGCTCGACGAGAACCTGGTCGCCGCCCTCACCGGCCAGCTGATCGTGCCGCGGCTCGCCGACTGGTGCGCCGTATGGCTGGAGGACGAGGTGATGGGCCGCTGGGAGACGCTCGACCCCGGTCCGCCGCCGCACGGAGGCGCCGGCACCGGGCCGCGGCTGGCCCGGGTCTGGCACGGCAGCGAGAACCGCATCGAGGAGCTGCGCCGGGTCCTGGAGAAGGACCCGCCGCTCCCGCCCGGAGCCCTGCAGTCGGGGCCCGTCGCCCACCCCTGGCCGGCCGGGGCGCTCGACCCGCGCGACGCCCACGGCGCGGCGCTCGCCTACCGCCTGATCGCCGGCGGCCGCCCGCTCGGCACCCTGGTCATCGGCCGCGCCGGACTGCTGCGCTTCCCCGACGAGGTCACCGGGCTCGTCGAGGACCTGAGCCGCCGCGTGGCGCTGGCCATCGGCGCGGCCCGCCAGTACGCCCGCCAGGCCACCATCAGCAAGGTCCTGCAGCGCGGCCTGCTGCCCGCCGCCGTCGCCGAGATCCCCGGCGTGCGCAGCGCCCTCGTCTACGAGCCGTGCGACAAGGGCGGCCCCAGCGGCGACTTCTACGACCTCTTCCCGGCCGGCGACGGCCGCTGGGCCTTCGCCGTCGGGGACGTCCAGGGCAAGGGGCCGGAGGCCGCCGTCGTCATCGGCCTCGCCCGCCCCTGGCTGCGGCTGCTGGCCCGCGAGGGATACGGCGTCGCCGGCGTCCTCGACCGCCTCAACCGGCTCCTCCTCGACGACGCGACCGAGGCCGCGGACGCGGCGGCCCGTGCCCTGGTCCAGCCGGTCGGCCCCGCCGACGGCCCGCAGACCCGCTTCCTGTCCCTCCTCTACGGCGAGCTGACGCCCTTCGACGGCGGCGTCCGCTGCACCCTCGCCTCCGCCGGCCACCCGCTGCCGCTGCTGCTCGGAGCCGACGGGGACGTCCGTACGGCCGCCCGGCCGCAGACCCTCCTCGGCGTCGTCGAGGACGAGACGTACAGCAGCGAGAGCTTCGCGCTGCGCCCCGGCGACAGCCTCCTGTGCGTCACCGACGGCGTCACCGAGCGCCGCTCCGGCTCCGCCCAGTTCGACGACGCCGACGGCCTCGCCTCCGCCCTGGCCGGCTGCGCGGGCCTGAGCGCCCAGCTGATCGCGGAGCGCATCAGACGCCTGGTGCACGAGTTCGGCGGACGGCCGCCCGAGGACGACCTGGCGCTGCTGGTGCTGCAGGCGGAGTGA
- a CDS encoding nitronate monooxygenase, protein MSSALTDLFPHPIVQAPMAGGVSVPHLAQAVSEAGGLGFLAAGYKTADGMYQEIKQLRGLTKRPFGVNLFMPQPDHTDRSAVEVYAHQLAGEAAWYETELGDPDSGRDDGYDAKLAVLLDNPVPVVSFHFGVPSQEVIDSLHRLGTYTLVTATTAEEALAVERAGADAVIAQGVEAGGHQGSHRDLPENDGSGIGLLSLVAQVRETVGLPIVAAGGIMRGSQIAAVLAAGATAAQLGTAFLATPESGAAAVHKQALTNPLFVRTELTRAFSGRPARGLVNRFLREHGPYAPAAYPAVHHLTAPLRKKAAAGGDAQGMALWAGQGHRMAREMPAGQLVEVLAAELDAARTALSDKGGLR, encoded by the coding sequence ATGTCCTCCGCGCTGACCGATCTCTTCCCACACCCGATCGTGCAGGCCCCCATGGCGGGTGGCGTTTCCGTACCGCATCTCGCGCAGGCCGTGTCCGAGGCCGGAGGGCTGGGGTTCCTGGCCGCCGGGTACAAGACCGCCGACGGCATGTACCAGGAGATCAAACAGCTCCGTGGACTGACCAAGCGCCCCTTCGGCGTCAACCTCTTCATGCCGCAGCCCGACCACACCGACCGGTCCGCCGTCGAGGTCTACGCCCACCAGCTGGCCGGCGAGGCCGCCTGGTACGAGACCGAGCTGGGCGACCCCGACAGCGGCCGGGACGACGGCTACGACGCCAAACTCGCCGTCCTGCTCGACAACCCGGTGCCGGTGGTGTCGTTCCACTTCGGCGTGCCGAGCCAGGAGGTCATCGACTCGCTGCACCGCCTCGGCACCTACACCCTCGTCACCGCGACCACCGCCGAGGAGGCCCTCGCCGTCGAGCGGGCCGGCGCCGACGCGGTGATCGCGCAGGGCGTGGAGGCCGGCGGCCACCAGGGCAGCCACCGCGACCTCCCCGAGAACGACGGCTCCGGCATCGGCCTGCTCTCCCTCGTCGCGCAGGTCCGCGAGACCGTGGGCCTGCCGATCGTCGCCGCCGGCGGCATCATGCGCGGCAGCCAGATCGCCGCCGTCCTCGCGGCGGGCGCGACCGCGGCCCAGCTCGGCACCGCGTTCCTCGCCACCCCCGAGTCCGGTGCGGCCGCTGTCCACAAGCAGGCCCTGACCAACCCCTTGTTCGTGCGTACGGAACTGACCCGCGCCTTCTCCGGCCGCCCCGCCCGCGGCCTGGTCAACCGCTTCCTGCGCGAGCACGGCCCGTACGCCCCCGCCGCCTACCCCGCCGTCCACCACCTCACCGCGCCGCTGCGCAAGAAGGCCGCCGCGGGCGGGGACGCGCAGGGCATGGCGCTGTGGGCCGGGCAGGGCCACCGCATGGCGCGCGAGATGCCCGCCGGACAGCTGGTGGAGGTCCTGGCCGCCGAACTCGACGCGGCCCGGACAGCGTTGTCGGACAAGGGAGGACTGCGATGA